Proteins from one Streptomyces roseifaciens genomic window:
- a CDS encoding acyl-CoA dehydrogenase family protein has protein sequence MSATHDVFNQAPPLTGFTTADDPALLEALRRDGGAWGEAEVRELGARAGSEEVQDWSRMAEAHSPVLRTHDRYGHRIDEVEFHPAWHQLMAAAVESGQHAAPWAEARPGAHLVRAAKFYAWAQAEPGHGCPVSMTYAAVPALRAQPELAAAYEPLLASRTYDYGLRPPLGKQGLIAGMSMTEKQGGSDVRANTTAAVPAGDGSYVITGHKWFTSAPMSDVFLVLAQAPEGLTCFLMPRVLPDGTRNAMHLQRLKDKLGNRSNASAEIEYEQAVAWPVGEPGRGVRTIVEMVNMTRLDCVIGSAAGMRAGLRQALHHAAHRKAFGAELIDQPLMRNVLADLAVESEAATALAMRLAAALDRSEAGDAAESALRRLGLAAGKYWVCKRGATHAAEALECLGGNGYVEESGMPRLYREAPLLSIWEGSGNVAALDVLRALTKEPAALDAYFAEVGEAAGADPRLDAAVARLRDLLGELSDPGRAQLLARRLAEQLTLVLQGSLLVRHSTPAVADAFCASRLGGDWGNAFGTLPPGTDLGPILDRALLKEAL, from the coding sequence ATGAGCGCCACGCACGACGTGTTCAACCAGGCCCCGCCCCTGACCGGCTTCACCACCGCCGACGACCCCGCCCTGCTGGAGGCGCTGCGGCGCGACGGCGGCGCGTGGGGCGAGGCCGAGGTCCGCGAGCTCGGCGCCCGGGCAGGGTCGGAGGAGGTGCAGGACTGGTCCCGCATGGCCGAGGCGCACTCCCCGGTGCTGCGCACGCACGACCGCTACGGCCACCGCATCGACGAGGTCGAGTTCCACCCCGCCTGGCACCAGCTGATGGCCGCCGCCGTGGAGAGCGGCCAGCACGCCGCACCCTGGGCCGAGGCCCGCCCCGGCGCCCACCTGGTGCGCGCGGCGAAGTTCTACGCGTGGGCCCAGGCCGAGCCCGGCCACGGCTGCCCGGTCTCGATGACGTACGCCGCCGTCCCGGCGCTCCGCGCCCAGCCCGAACTGGCCGCCGCCTACGAGCCGCTGCTGGCCTCCCGCACGTACGACTACGGGCTGCGCCCGCCGCTCGGCAAGCAGGGCCTGATCGCGGGCATGTCGATGACGGAGAAGCAGGGCGGCTCGGACGTCCGCGCCAACACCACCGCGGCCGTACCGGCGGGCGACGGCTCGTACGTGATCACCGGCCACAAGTGGTTCACCTCCGCGCCCATGAGCGACGTCTTCCTGGTCCTCGCCCAGGCCCCGGAAGGCCTGACCTGCTTCCTCATGCCGCGCGTGCTGCCCGACGGCACCCGCAACGCCATGCACCTGCAGCGGCTCAAGGACAAGCTCGGCAACCGCTCCAACGCCTCGGCCGAGATCGAGTACGAGCAGGCCGTGGCCTGGCCGGTCGGCGAGCCCGGGCGCGGCGTGCGCACGATCGTCGAGATGGTGAACATGACCCGGCTCGACTGCGTCATCGGCTCCGCGGCCGGCATGCGGGCCGGGCTGCGGCAGGCCCTGCACCACGCCGCGCACCGCAAGGCGTTCGGCGCCGAGCTGATCGACCAGCCCCTGATGCGCAACGTCCTGGCCGACCTGGCCGTGGAGTCGGAGGCCGCGACCGCGCTGGCGATGCGGCTCGCGGCGGCCCTGGACCGCTCCGAGGCCGGGGACGCCGCCGAGTCGGCGCTGCGCCGCCTGGGCCTGGCGGCCGGCAAGTACTGGGTCTGCAAGCGCGGCGCCACCCATGCCGCCGAGGCCCTCGAGTGCCTGGGCGGCAACGGCTACGTCGAGGAGTCCGGCATGCCGCGGCTCTACCGGGAGGCCCCGCTGCTGTCCATCTGGGAGGGCTCGGGCAACGTCGCAGCCCTCGACGTCCTGCGGGCCCTGACGAAGGAACCGGCCGCCCTGGACGCCTACTTCGCGGAGGTCGGCGAGGCGGCGGGCGCGGACCCCCGGCTCGACGCGGCCGTCGCGCGCCTGCGGGACCTGCTCGGGGAGCTCTCCGACCCCGGCCGCGCCCAGCTCCTGGCCCGCCGCCTGGCGGAGCAGCTGACGCTCGTCCTGCAGGGCAGCCTGCTCGTGCGGCACAGCACGCCCGCCGTCGCGGACGCCTTCTGCGCCTCCCGGCTGGGCGGGGACTGGGGCAACGCCTTCGGCACCCTGCCGCCGGGCACGGACCTCGGGCCGATCCTGGACCGCGCACTGCTGAAGGAGGCGCTGTGA
- a CDS encoding crotonase/enoyl-CoA hydratase family protein, producing the protein MTPAAATPAATVRTERRGPVTTVILSRPEARNAVDGRTAAALADAFRAFEADESALVAVLWGEGGTFCAGADLKAFGGERGNRVEAGGDGPMGPTRLRLSKPVVAAVSGHAVAGGLELALWCDLRVAEEDAVFGVFCRRWGVPLIDGGTVRLPRLIGTSRAMDMVLTGRPVPAAEAYATGLANRVVPTGTARAAAEQLAAEIARFPQVCLRGDRASVLDQEGLTEEQAMAAEFTHGRASLAGAVEGAARFAAGAGRHGDFTDL; encoded by the coding sequence GTGACCCCGGCCGCGGCGACCCCGGCCGCGACCGTGCGCACGGAGCGCCGCGGACCCGTCACCACCGTCATCCTCTCCCGCCCGGAGGCCCGCAACGCCGTGGACGGGCGGACCGCCGCCGCACTGGCCGACGCCTTCCGGGCGTTCGAGGCGGACGAGAGCGCCCTCGTCGCGGTGCTGTGGGGCGAGGGCGGCACCTTCTGCGCCGGGGCCGACCTGAAGGCGTTCGGCGGCGAGCGCGGCAACCGCGTCGAGGCCGGCGGGGACGGCCCGATGGGCCCCACGCGGCTGCGGCTGTCGAAGCCCGTCGTCGCGGCGGTCAGTGGGCACGCGGTCGCGGGCGGCCTGGAACTGGCGCTCTGGTGCGACCTGCGCGTGGCCGAGGAGGACGCCGTCTTCGGCGTCTTCTGCCGCCGCTGGGGCGTACCGCTGATCGACGGCGGCACGGTCCGCCTGCCCCGGCTGATCGGCACGAGCCGCGCGATGGACATGGTGCTGACGGGCCGCCCGGTCCCGGCCGCGGAGGCGTACGCGACAGGGCTCGCCAACCGCGTGGTCCCCACGGGCACGGCCCGCGCCGCCGCGGAGCAACTGGCCGCGGAGATCGCCCGGTTCCCCCAGGTCTGCCTGCGCGGCGACCGCGCCTCCGTGCTCGACCAGGAGGGCCTCACCGAAGAGCAGGCGATGGCGGCCGAGTTCACGCACGGCCGGGCGTCGCTCGCCGGGGCCGTCGAGGGCGCCGCGCGCTTCGCCGCGGGCGCGGGCCGGCACGGGGACTTCACGGACCTGTGA
- a CDS encoding DUF4239 domain-containing protein: MSEWLVLVLAMAAACAVVLTITVLRERRRGEDDDPTETPDVIEYMTMMIGVVYAIVLGLAIAGVWEARNSAQDQVRAEAQALHEVTERVQAYAPAARDQAREDVNTYVSYVVHKEWPVMLKRGELTDRGAMLLDKVREDLTSYEPRNDHEGQSYQPLLDQVGAADAARNARGQSAGDTMPGVVWFGLVAGALIAVGLIFTLQIRRSPRELLLAGLYSALIAFLLFLIWDFNSPFGHSVGDSTAPFTDLFAI, encoded by the coding sequence TTGTCCGAGTGGCTGGTCCTGGTCCTTGCCATGGCCGCGGCGTGCGCGGTCGTGCTGACCATCACCGTGCTCCGGGAGCGCAGGCGCGGCGAGGACGACGACCCGACCGAGACGCCCGACGTCATCGAGTACATGACGATGATGATCGGCGTTGTCTACGCCATCGTGCTGGGCCTCGCCATCGCCGGCGTCTGGGAGGCCCGCAACAGCGCCCAGGACCAGGTCCGCGCCGAGGCCCAGGCGCTGCACGAGGTCACCGAGCGGGTGCAGGCGTACGCGCCGGCGGCCCGGGACCAGGCGCGCGAGGACGTCAACACCTACGTGAGCTACGTGGTGCACAAGGAGTGGCCGGTGATGCTCAAGCGCGGCGAGCTCACCGACCGCGGCGCCATGCTGCTGGACAAGGTGCGCGAGGACCTCACCTCGTACGAGCCGCGCAACGACCACGAGGGCCAGTCCTACCAGCCGCTGCTGGACCAGGTCGGCGCCGCGGACGCCGCGCGCAACGCCCGGGGGCAGAGCGCGGGCGACACCATGCCGGGCGTGGTGTGGTTCGGCCTGGTCGCGGGTGCGCTGATCGCCGTGGGGCTGATCTTCACGCTGCAGATCCGCCGCTCGCCGCGCGAGCTGCTGCTGGCCGGTCTCTACAGCGCCCTGATCGCCTTCCTGCTCTTCCTGATCTGGGACTTCAACTCGCCCTTCGGCCACTCCGTCGGCGATTCCACCGCGCCGTTCACCGATCTGTTCGCCATCTGA
- a CDS encoding cytochrome P450, with protein MTVEQVTADVFLPGTYARGVPYARFRELREKSPVCRIGEPAVGPWPPGPGFWAVFRHADVKHVLRSPETFSSHLGATQLRDPDTEADLRFVRTTMLNQDPPGHGRLRRIVASALTPRAVRELEAVIEARARALVGRIAERGEADFVELSAELPVHTLAHVLGVPQEDGALIHDWANRVIGYQDADYALSDTAARERLTPMGRAALARRPAPRTRPDGRPVNPRSREALADMFHYAHALAERPAPGSVMALMREGGLTRDEFEMMFFLFAVAGSEAPRNALPGGLLTLLDHPDQFALLRSRPELVPSAVEEMLRHWPPVVHFRRTAARDTELGGRLIRRGEKVVVFHPSANRDERVFPDPDRFDVTRTPNDHVSFGYGPHFCPGAHLARAQMRAVLRAVLDRRPGLERAGEPVRLRSNFQNGLKHLPVRWRTDR; from the coding sequence GTGACCGTAGAACAGGTGACCGCCGACGTCTTCCTGCCCGGCACCTACGCCCGCGGCGTGCCGTACGCCCGCTTCCGGGAGCTGCGGGAGAAGAGCCCCGTGTGCCGGATCGGCGAACCGGCCGTCGGCCCCTGGCCGCCGGGCCCGGGCTTCTGGGCGGTCTTCCGGCACGCCGACGTCAAGCACGTCCTGCGCAGCCCGGAGACGTTCTCCTCGCACCTGGGCGCCACCCAGCTGCGCGACCCGGACACCGAGGCGGACCTGCGGTTCGTCCGGACCACGATGCTCAACCAGGACCCGCCCGGCCACGGCCGGCTGCGCCGGATCGTCGCCTCGGCCCTCACCCCGCGCGCCGTCCGCGAGCTGGAGGCGGTCATCGAGGCGCGGGCCCGGGCGCTGGTCGGCCGTATCGCGGAACGCGGCGAGGCGGACTTCGTGGAGCTCTCCGCGGAGCTGCCCGTGCACACCCTGGCCCACGTCCTCGGCGTGCCGCAGGAGGACGGGGCGCTGATCCACGACTGGGCGAACCGGGTCATCGGCTACCAGGACGCGGACTACGCGCTGTCGGACACGGCCGCCCGGGAGAGGCTCACCCCCATGGGGCGCGCGGCCCTCGCCCGCCGCCCCGCCCCGCGGACCCGCCCCGACGGCCGACCGGTCAACCCCCGCTCGCGCGAGGCCCTGGCCGACATGTTCCACTACGCCCACGCCCTGGCCGAGCGGCCCGCGCCCGGCAGCGTGATGGCGCTGATGCGCGAAGGCGGCCTCACCCGGGACGAGTTCGAGATGATGTTCTTCCTCTTCGCGGTCGCGGGGAGCGAGGCCCCGCGCAACGCTTTACCCGGCGGCCTGCTGACACTCCTCGACCACCCGGACCAGTTCGCGCTCCTGCGCAGCCGGCCGGAGCTGGTCCCCTCGGCCGTGGAGGAGATGCTGCGCCACTGGCCGCCGGTCGTGCACTTCCGGCGCACCGCCGCCCGCGACACCGAGCTCGGCGGGCGGCTCATCCGGCGCGGCGAGAAGGTCGTCGTCTTCCACCCCTCCGCCAACCGCGACGAGCGCGTCTTCCCCGACCCGGACCGCTTCGACGTCACCCGCACCCCCAACGACCACGTCAGCTTCGGGTACGGCCCGCACTTCTGCCCGGGTGCCCACCTGGCCCGCGCCCAGATGCGCGCCGTGCTGCGGGCCGTCCTGGACCGGCGGCCCGGCCTGGAGCGGGCGGGCGAGCCGGTGCGCCTGAGGTCGAACTTCCAGAACGGCCTCAAGCACCTGCCCGTCAGATGGCGAACAGATCGGTGA
- the egtA gene encoding ergothioneine biosynthesis glutamate--cysteine ligase EgtA, which yields MTVTRPGRAGPPRVVDEAEADALVRGICFKTGPPRFLGVELEWLVHDLQDPSRPVSPRLLAAAADRLRTLPLKSLITIEPGGQLEFSSRPAESLTACAEEVSADLATARPVLRALGLSLAGYGKDPWHPPRRVLTTPRYRAMEDFHDHWGGAGRTVMTKTASVQVCVDAGHEEPGPLGFGRRWRLAHLLGAVLVAAFANSPLDGGRPTGWRSTRQACYERMDPGRTLAPSEDLDPRAAWAAYALDARIMCVRSEEGPWEPPWGLDLRGWTRTGHPRPATDDDVSYHLTTLFPPVRPRGHLELRMIDAQPGEDGWLVPLAVTAALFDDPVAAETSYRAVKALADTAGPEPAPRNALWRNAARHGLADPELHAAAVTCFAAAREALPRLGAGPRILDAVDAFTARYVDRGRCPADDLLDRFTGGNRAAGKAPGTGEDHATGKESPA from the coding sequence GTGACGGTAACCAGGCCCGGCAGGGCGGGCCCGCCCCGCGTCGTCGACGAGGCGGAGGCGGACGCCCTGGTCCGCGGGATCTGTTTCAAGACGGGCCCACCGAGGTTCCTCGGCGTCGAGCTGGAATGGCTCGTCCACGACCTGCAGGATCCCTCCCGGCCCGTCTCCCCCCGCCTCCTGGCAGCCGCCGCCGACCGGCTGCGGACACTGCCCCTGAAGTCCCTGATCACCATCGAGCCCGGCGGCCAGCTGGAGTTCAGCTCCCGGCCCGCGGAGTCCCTCACCGCCTGTGCGGAGGAAGTCTCCGCCGATCTGGCCACGGCCCGCCCCGTGCTCCGCGCCCTCGGCCTCTCCCTCGCCGGCTACGGCAAGGACCCCTGGCACCCTCCGCGCCGCGTCCTCACCACACCCCGCTACCGGGCCATGGAGGACTTCCACGACCACTGGGGCGGCGCCGGGCGCACCGTGATGACGAAGACCGCCTCGGTGCAGGTCTGCGTGGACGCCGGGCACGAGGAGCCGGGGCCGCTCGGCTTCGGCCGGCGCTGGCGGCTGGCGCACCTGCTGGGCGCCGTCCTCGTCGCCGCGTTCGCCAACTCCCCCCTCGACGGGGGCCGCCCCACCGGCTGGCGCTCCACCCGCCAGGCCTGCTACGAGCGCATGGACCCCGGCCGCACCCTGGCCCCGTCCGAGGACCTCGACCCGAGGGCGGCGTGGGCCGCGTACGCCCTGGACGCCCGGATCATGTGCGTGCGGTCCGAGGAGGGCCCGTGGGAGCCGCCCTGGGGCCTGGACCTGCGCGGCTGGACCCGCACGGGACACCCCCGGCCCGCCACCGACGACGACGTCTCCTACCACCTGACCACGTTGTTCCCCCCGGTGCGGCCCCGGGGCCACCTGGAGCTGCGCATGATCGACGCGCAGCCCGGCGAGGACGGCTGGCTGGTGCCGCTGGCCGTCACGGCCGCCCTCTTCGACGACCCCGTGGCCGCCGAGACCTCCTACCGGGCCGTGAAGGCCCTCGCGGACACGGCGGGCCCGGAGCCCGCGCCCCGCAACGCGCTCTGGCGCAACGCCGCCCGCCACGGCCTGGCCGACCCCGAGCTGCACGCGGCCGCCGTCACCTGCTTCGCCGCAGCCCGCGAGGCCCTGCCCCGGCTCGGCGCCGGCCCCCGCATCCTGGACGCCGTCGACGCCTTCACCGCGCGGTACGTCGACCGCGGCCGCTGCCCCGCCGACGACCTCCTCGACCGGTTCACCGGCGGGAACCGGGCCGCCGGCAAGGCCCCGGGCACCGGCGAGGACCACGCCACCGGCAAGGAGAGCCCCGCATGA
- the egtB gene encoding ergothioneine biosynthesis protein EgtB, with translation MTAPGPDPDVLRRRATDALLRARARTGLLTGCVDDRDLTAQHSPLMSPLVWDLAHIGNQEEQWLLRAVGGHEALRPELDPLYDAFEHPRAARPALPLLPPAEARSYVADVRGRVLDVLEAAPLDGRPLTASGFAFGMIAQHEQQHDETMLITHQLRRGPAALGAPEPPPAPPDAALLPPEVLVEGGPFTMGTSAEPWALDNERPAHHRFVPSFFVDTLPVSNAAYLRFIEDGGYGDERWWHPEGWRHVRAHELTAPLFWRRSGSGWLRRHFGTVEPVPPDEPVLHVSWYEAAAYAAWAGRRLPTEAEWEKAARHDPGSGRSLRYPWGDADPTPDHANLGQRHLRPAPVGAYPGGASPLGVRQLIGDVWEWTSSDFLPYPGFRAFPYREYSEVFFGSAHKVLRGGSFAVDPVACRGTFRNWDLPVRRQIFAGFRTARDAEPA, from the coding sequence ATGACCGCACCCGGCCCGGACCCCGACGTCCTCCGCCGGCGCGCCACGGACGCCCTGCTCCGCGCCCGTGCGCGCACCGGGCTCCTCACCGGCTGCGTCGACGACCGCGACCTGACCGCCCAGCACTCGCCCCTGATGTCCCCGCTGGTGTGGGACCTGGCGCACATCGGCAACCAGGAGGAGCAGTGGCTGCTGCGCGCCGTGGGCGGGCACGAGGCGCTGCGCCCGGAACTGGACCCGCTCTACGACGCGTTCGAGCACCCGAGAGCCGCGCGGCCCGCCCTGCCGCTGCTGCCGCCCGCCGAGGCGCGCAGCTACGTCGCGGACGTCCGCGGCCGGGTCCTGGACGTCCTGGAGGCGGCCCCGCTCGACGGCCGCCCGCTGACCGCGTCGGGCTTCGCGTTCGGCATGATCGCCCAGCACGAGCAGCAGCACGACGAGACCATGCTGATCACTCACCAGCTTCGCCGGGGCCCGGCCGCGCTCGGCGCGCCCGAGCCGCCGCCGGCTCCGCCGGACGCCGCGTTGCTGCCGCCCGAGGTGCTGGTCGAGGGGGGCCCGTTCACGATGGGTACCTCGGCCGAGCCGTGGGCCCTGGACAACGAACGGCCCGCCCACCACCGCTTCGTGCCGTCCTTCTTCGTCGACACGCTGCCCGTGAGCAACGCCGCCTACCTGCGCTTCATCGAGGACGGCGGCTACGGGGACGAGCGCTGGTGGCACCCCGAGGGGTGGCGGCACGTCCGCGCCCACGAGCTGACGGCCCCGCTGTTCTGGCGGCGCTCGGGCTCCGGCTGGCTGCGGCGGCACTTCGGCACCGTCGAACCCGTACCGCCCGACGAGCCGGTCCTGCACGTGAGCTGGTACGAGGCCGCGGCCTACGCCGCGTGGGCCGGGCGGCGGCTGCCCACCGAGGCCGAGTGGGAGAAGGCCGCCCGCCACGACCCCGGCTCGGGCCGCTCCCTGCGCTATCCGTGGGGCGACGCGGACCCCACGCCCGACCACGCCAACCTCGGCCAGCGCCACCTGCGCCCGGCGCCCGTCGGCGCGTACCCCGGGGGCGCCTCGCCGCTGGGCGTCCGGCAGCTGATCGGCGACGTGTGGGAGTGGACGTCCAGCGACTTCCTGCCCTACCCGGGCTTCAGGGCCTTCCCCTACCGGGAGTACTCGGAAGTGTTCTTCGGCAGCGCCCACAAGGTGCTGCGCGGCGGGTCCTTCGCCGTCGACCCGGTCGCCTGCCGGGGCACCTTCCGCAACTGGGACCTGCCGGTCCGCCGGCAGATCTTCGCCGGCTTCCGCACCGCACGCGACGCCGAGCCCGCCTGA
- the egtC gene encoding ergothioneine biosynthesis protein EgtC, with protein sequence MCRHIAVLGPQEPIGASLADPPHSLVRQSWAPRRQRHGTVNADGFGVGWYAEGDPVPARYRRAGPVWADLSFADIARVVRTGALLAAVRDATAADADGEAAAAPFTAGPWLFSHNGAVAGWPDTAAPLAALLPPEALLRLAARCDSALVWALVEHRLRGGDAPGGALADTVAELAEAAPGSRLNLLLADGTSIAATAWGDTLWYLADPGGRTAVASEPYDDDPRWTEVPDRTLLTATRTDVTLSPLKEPCP encoded by the coding sequence ATGTGCCGTCACATCGCCGTACTGGGCCCGCAGGAGCCCATCGGCGCGAGCCTCGCCGATCCGCCGCACTCCCTGGTGCGCCAGTCCTGGGCGCCGCGGCGGCAGCGCCACGGCACGGTGAACGCGGACGGCTTCGGCGTCGGCTGGTACGCCGAAGGCGACCCGGTGCCCGCCCGCTACCGGCGCGCCGGACCCGTCTGGGCCGACCTGTCCTTCGCCGACATCGCCCGGGTCGTCCGCACCGGCGCCCTGCTCGCCGCCGTGCGGGACGCCACCGCGGCGGACGCGGACGGCGAGGCCGCCGCCGCGCCCTTCACCGCCGGGCCCTGGCTCTTCAGCCACAACGGCGCGGTGGCCGGCTGGCCGGACACCGCCGCGCCGCTCGCCGCCCTGCTGCCGCCCGAGGCGCTCCTGCGGCTCGCGGCCCGCTGCGACTCCGCGCTCGTGTGGGCCCTCGTCGAGCACCGGCTGCGCGGCGGGGACGCCCCCGGCGGCGCACTGGCCGACACGGTCGCGGAGCTCGCCGAGGCCGCCCCCGGATCCCGGCTCAACCTGCTGCTCGCGGACGGCACCTCCATCGCCGCCACCGCCTGGGGGGACACCCTCTGGTACCTGGCGGACCCGGGCGGCCGCACGGCCGTCGCCTCCGAGCCCTACGACGACGACCCGCGCTGGACCGAGGTCCCCGACCGCACCCTGCTCACCGCGACCCGCACCGACGTCACCCTGTCACCGCTCAAGGAGCCCTGCCCGTGA
- the egtD gene encoding L-histidine N(alpha)-methyltransferase, which yields MSPFALTRTLPADATAAALRADVATGLTRTPKELPPKWFYDARGSELFDEITRLPEYYPTRAEREIIIARADEIAAATRARTLVELGSGSSDKTRHLIRALASLDHYVPVDVSESALTGAAEGLLADHPELTVHALVADFQYGLHLPATPAPRLLAFLGGTIGNLRPQERSAFFAAVRAELAPGDALLLGTDLVKDERTLVRAYDDAAGVTAAFNKNVLTVINRELEADFDPADFDHVALWDPRQEWIEMRLRARGAVVAKIPALDLAVNFAPGEELRTEISAKFREEGVRAELAAAGLEATHWWTDEEGRFALSLSVPAAG from the coding sequence GTGAGCCCGTTCGCCCTGACCCGCACCCTCCCCGCCGACGCGACCGCCGCCGCCCTGCGCGCCGACGTCGCCACGGGCCTGACCCGCACGCCCAAGGAGCTCCCGCCGAAGTGGTTCTACGACGCGCGCGGCAGCGAGCTGTTCGACGAGATCACCCGCCTGCCCGAGTACTACCCCACGCGCGCCGAACGGGAGATCATCATCGCCCGCGCGGACGAGATCGCCGCGGCCACGCGCGCCCGCACCCTCGTGGAGCTCGGCTCCGGCTCCTCCGACAAGACCCGCCACCTCATCCGCGCCCTGGCCTCCCTCGACCACTACGTGCCCGTCGACGTCAGCGAGAGCGCCCTGACCGGCGCGGCCGAGGGCCTGCTCGCCGACCACCCGGAACTGACGGTGCACGCCCTCGTCGCCGACTTCCAGTACGGCCTGCACCTGCCCGCCACCCCCGCGCCGCGCCTGCTCGCCTTCCTCGGCGGCACGATCGGCAACCTGCGCCCGCAGGAACGATCCGCCTTCTTCGCCGCGGTCCGCGCCGAACTCGCCCCCGGCGACGCCCTGCTGCTCGGCACGGACCTGGTCAAGGACGAGCGCACGCTCGTGCGCGCCTACGACGACGCGGCGGGCGTGACCGCCGCCTTCAACAAGAACGTCCTCACCGTCATCAACCGCGAGCTGGAGGCCGACTTCGACCCGGCCGACTTCGACCACGTCGCCCTGTGGGACCCCCGGCAGGAGTGGATCGAGATGCGGCTGCGGGCCCGCGGTGCCGTCGTCGCCAAGATCCCCGCGCTCGACCTCGCCGTGAACTTCGCCCCCGGCGAGGAGCTGCGCACGGAGATCTCCGCCAAGTTCCGCGAGGAGGGCGTGCGCGCCGAGCTGGCGGCGGCCGGCCTGGAGGCCACCCACTGGTGGACGGACGAGGAAGGGCGGTTCGCACTGTCGCTGTCGGTGCCCGCCGCCGGTTAG
- a CDS encoding universal stress protein: MPSGFERGTDGPKVIVAGVDGSDTSWRAAAYAAGLARRRHALLAIVYVQPLLAGGAALGAPVSEMTEKVAEELLAEIREATGRLRGERGVRWEFHTFRGDPYQGLVQAADDLKADAVVVGASERAGHRIVGSVAVRLVKAGRRPVTVVP; the protein is encoded by the coding sequence CTGCCGTCCGGCTTCGAGCGCGGCACGGACGGGCCCAAGGTGATCGTCGCCGGCGTCGACGGCTCCGACACGTCCTGGCGCGCCGCCGCCTACGCGGCGGGCCTGGCCCGCCGCCGGCACGCGCTGCTCGCGATCGTCTACGTCCAGCCGCTCCTGGCGGGCGGCGCGGCGCTGGGCGCACCCGTGTCCGAGATGACGGAGAAGGTGGCCGAGGAGCTCCTGGCCGAGATCCGCGAGGCGACCGGGCGGCTGCGGGGCGAGCGCGGGGTGCGCTGGGAGTTCCACACCTTCCGCGGGGACCCCTACCAGGGCCTCGTCCAGGCGGCCGACGACCTCAAGGCCGACGCGGTGGTCGTCGGCGCCTCCGAGCGCGCCGGCCACCGCATCGTCGGCTCCGTCGCGGTACGGCTGGTGAAGGCGGGACGCCGGCCCGTCACCGTGGTGCCGTAG